One segment of Equus asinus isolate D_3611 breed Donkey chromosome 18, EquAss-T2T_v2, whole genome shotgun sequence DNA contains the following:
- the TFF1 gene encoding trefoil factor 1, whose protein sequence is MEPKALCVLVVVFSLALSTLAQTEAETCTVAAQARTNCGFPGVTASECKDKGCCFDDTVRGVPWCFHPVAVDDSSEDECPF, encoded by the exons ATGGAACCCAAGGCCCTCTGCGTCCTGGTCGTGGTCTTCTCGCTGGCCCTCAGCACCCTGGCCCAGACCGAGGCCG AGACGTGTACAGTGGCCGCCCAAGCAAGAACAAATTGTGGTTTTCCCGGTGTCACGGCTTCAGAGTGTAAAGATAAAGGCTGTTGTTTTGACGACACTGTCCGTGGAGTCCCGTGGTGCTTCCATCCTGTGGCTGTGGACGACTCTTCGGAAG ACGAGTGCCCATTTTAG